The DNA sequence AGCCGATTTCAGATGGTGGTACGTTCATTCGTCCGGCAAAGCTGCGGGGCATGCCGACTGACAAGACACTGGTTCTTGTAAACTCCAAACGCCGTCACCGCGCCGCTCTGGTTCAGATCGGCGGGTCCGGTACGCAGGGGCCGGATATTGCAACCATTCCGGCGATTGCTCTGAAGAGTGTTGAAGTCCTGCGTGATGGCGCTGCGGCTCAGTACGGTTCCGACGCCATTGCCGGCGTTATCAACTTCATCCTGAAAGACTCTCCGGAAGGTGGCGCCTTCAGCGCAGACTTCGGTCAGTATTATGAGGGAGACGGCTTCAACACGACGCTCGCGGGCAACTTCGGTCTCGGCCTCGGCGACAATGGCTTTGTCAATGTGTCCGCCGAATACTCAAAGGCCGATTCGACACAACGGGGTGAGCAGTATTGTGAAAGCTGGGTCTGTGTGGATGTGAACAGCCCGGACTTCAATCCGGGTGATACGTCAATTGCCGGTTTCGATCTGGATTCCTTCATCGCTGGTATCGACGCCGCTGACTATTCTGGTTCTGGTGTGGTTCAGCCCTGGGGGCAGCCGAATGCCAAAGCCTTCCGTTCTTTCGTGAACGCAGGTTACACGATTGGCGATGTTGAGCTGTATGGCTTCGGTAACTATTCGAACTCTGAAGCGGATGGCGGTTTCTTCTACCGTTATCCGGGCAATGGCACGATTGAGAACATCCGTCTTGAAGATGGATCGCTCTGGTCTTCGCTCTTTCTGTTCCCGGGCGGCTTTACCCCGCGCTTCTTTGGTAACGTGATTGACTATTCCGGTGTCGCCGGCGCCCGTGGTGAATGGGACAACGGCATCACTTATGACTTCAGCGCCCGTCTCGGACACAACGAGATCAAGTATACGCTGAAGAACACGGTCAACCCGTCGCTGGGTGAGATGTCTCCGACCAGCTTCCACCCCGGTGATCTGATCAACGAAGAAAAGCAGCTTCAGGCAGACTTTTCGAAAGAGTTCGAGGCCGGTCTGGCCAGCCCGTTGCTCTTCGCTTTCGGCGCCAGCTACATGGATGAATCCTATGAACTGGTTGGGGGTAATTTCGAGTCCTATACCGATGGTCCTTACTCGCTTCCGGACCCATATGGCTTCTGCGCCGCAGGTGCGCCGACAGCCGCCGGTGCCGCGGTTATCGCCAACGGCTCGACATTGGATTGCGCCGATGACGACGATCCGGTCTATAAAGCGCTGGGCGTCGGTTCGAACGGCTTCCCGGGTTACTCTCCGGACTTCTCCGGCGAGTATACGCGTGACTCCTATGCCATCTATGGTGACCTGAGTGCCGACGTTACGGATGCTCTGTTCCTGCAGGGTGCTCTGCGCTTCGAAGACTATTCGGACTTCGACTCCGAACTGGTCTGGAAAGTGGCTGGCCGTTATGAGTTCTCGCCGAACTTTGCGGTTCGTGGCTCTGTCGGTACGGGCTTCCGGGCTCCGACGCCGGGCCAGCAGGGCACGACCAACGTGTCGACCCGCCTCCCGAACGGCTTCCCGGTTGCAACCGGTCTGTTCCCGGCAGGTGGTCCGATTGCTGGCGCGCTGGGCGCAACACCGCTCAAGCCTGAGAAGTCCACCAACTATACTTTGGGCTTCACGTCGTCCTATGACGCCTTCTCGCTGACGGTCGACTTCTACCAGATTGATCTGGAAGATCGTGTGAACGCAATTTCGACGCAGGATGTCTCGACGGATCCGGCGGCAGGCGAGGCCTATGACAATTATCTCGCCCTTGTCGGCGCAGGGGTTGTCGGCGCTGAATCGATTGGTGGCGTGTTCTACTTCACCAACGCCTTCGATACGAGCACGAAGGGTGTGGATATTGTTGGTACCTACTCCAAGGATTGGGCGAACGGATCTTCAACCAAGCTCATGGCGTCTGTGAACTACAACAAGACCGAGTTCGACAGTGATGTCGGCTCTCTCTTCAACGACGAAGACCAGTATGACTTCGTCAACTACGACCCGAAATGGCGCGGTGTCTTCACTGTGACGCATGAAGTCGGTCCGTATAGCTTGCTGGCACGCGCCAACTACTATGGTGAGTCCACAAACTCTGACGGCTCGAATGCCCCGCTGCGGTATCAGGATTATGCCGGGAAGGTTCAGGTTGACCTTGAGGGATCCTTCCAGGCTTCTGAAGCCGTGAAGATCTCGATCGGTGCACGTAACGCCTTCGACCAGTATCCGGATAAAGCAGAACTCGGCGACAGCTGCTGTGGCCGAATCTACCGCTCCGGAGACGTCATCGACTGGCAGGGTGGTTACTACTACGTCAAGCTGATGGCCAATTTCTGATCGAATATAGAGCTCGCCTGCCCCTTTTGGGGGCAGGCGATAATCTGTGAGGAGGGATATGGTTATCCCTCCTTGCTCTATTGGGAAAAGGCGGTTCAACAAGCCTTGAACAGGAAACTCAGAGAAGTATGTCGGGCAACGAAGTAGGCTACCTGAACGCCTCCGAGATAATCGGAGGCTTGACGATCATGGCAGGTTTAGCTGCAGGATATATCTACTTATTTGCCGTTGTGGTCATTGTAACAATGCCGCTTCTGATTGCTTCCCAGGGGGCCAAAGCTGCCCTCAGTCTCACCGTCAGATCCGCGGAAGCGGGCCATGGGCTCCTGTCTCGTCGCAATGTCGGCTATTGTTATGTGCAATACTTCGACAGGATGGCGCCGCTGTTCGCATTCCGGCGAAGCTCAAAAGATTCAATTTCATTTCAACTCCAAGGCAACAGGTAAATCAGAATATGGCTTACGATATTTCCAGACGTTTTCTTCTGGCTGGCGCGACCGGCATGGGCGTGGCCGGTGCGACGGCTTGCGCATCGGGCGCATCGGCGATCGCTGAAACGACGGAGGCAGCTTTCCCGCCAGAGAAAGTTGCAGTGGAGAACCCCTACCTGCTCGGACCGCCGAAAGGCGTTGCGCTTCTGTCGCGTAACGAAAACCCCTACGGCCCGTCGCAGTCTGCATTGAAGATGATCGATTACGCAGGCACCAAAGGCGCGTACTACGCGGCGCAGGACGCTGTGAAACAGCTGGCGCAGATGATTGCGGACCGCCACGGCGTGGCGCCGGAGCAGATCGCGCTGACCACCGGTTCGGGCGAAGCACTGTCCGCCATTGCCGTGATTTATGGCCCCAAAGGCCCGATCGTTGCGCCGCGCCTGTTCTGGGATACGACGGCGCTCTATGCCGTGCGTCTTGGCATGGCGACCATCGACCGCGTGCCGCTGAAAGCCGACATGAGCACCGACCTCGCAGCCATCGAGGCAAGGGTGAACGAGGGCACTGGTCTCGTTCAGCTCTGCAACCCGAACAACCCGACCGGCCTCGTCGCGCCGGAAGCCGACATGAAAGCCGCCGTGAAGCGGATGGCCGCGAAGACCACTGTCCTGGTTGACGAAGCCTATATGGAGCTGGCTGACGATCCGGAGTCCAACACCTGTATCCCGCTGATCAAGGAAGGCCATAACGTCATCGTCTCGCGGACCTTCTCGAAGATTTACGGCATGGCCGGTATCCGTATGGGCTACACGATCTCCTCTCCGGAAGTGGCGCAGAAGATCCAGGCAACGGCAATGTCCTGGTCGCCATGCACGGCCTATGCAGCCGCCATCGGCTGCTACAATGACGAGAAGTTCCTCGCTTACTCCAAGGCGAAAGTCCGGGAAGCTCGTGACATGATCAAGGCGACCCTTGAGGCGCTCGACCTGGAGTATCTGCCGTCGGAAACCAATTTCGTCTTCTTCAAGTCCGGCAAACCGGCCAATGATATCCAGAAAGCTTTTGCTGAACAGATGATCTCTGTTCGCGGACAATATATGGATTATGTCGACTGGACCCGTGTTTCCACCGGCAAGATCGAAGACGTGGAACGCTTCTGTAAAGCGCTGCCGGGTATCGTCGGCGCCTAATTACGGGCGCCCTGAGTTCGGGGCGTCTTCACAGTTTTCCGGAATGCTCCGGGAATAAAGAAGGGCGAGGCAGTCAGACTGCCTCGCCCTTTTTACTGGTCTGCCCTGGTGTCTTAACGGCGTCCCCAGCTTTCGAGCCCGGCAACGGCCTGATCATATATTGCATTGGACGCCCGGATGACATTGCGGCGCCACTCTGTGGCCTGAGGGTAGAAGCGTTCGACGAGGTCCGCCCGGACTGCATCCACAAGCGCCGGATCAGCATTGCCTGCGCGATGCATCAGCCAGTTGTCCATCATCAGGGCCTGCAACATTTTTTCCACATCGTAAGTGCCCCATTCGATCGTGAGGTTGACGATTTCGGCCGGATTGAATTTGCGGATCTCGGTGCGCAACCCTTCGAGCAGTAGTCCGTTGTAAAAGATCGAGACACCGTCGACGACATCATCGCAATGAATGGTGTGGTCCGGCCACCAGCCAGATAGCAGGACCTGCGTATCCGATCCTCTGGCTTCATCCAGAATGAAGTGGGGTCGGCCATATTCTCCAATACCGGTATGCCAGTCGATGTGAAGGATGCGTTCGGCCCGGCTCAGATATTGGTGGGCGATGGCGAACAGGGTTCTGCCTGACCAGCTGAGCGCTGCTCCGCCAAAGCTGAGCCCGTCAGGAAAGTCGAACTGGCCGGATGTGATGCCGGTCAGTGCCGCGTTCATCCCCTTGTTTGCCGTCAGGGTGTGGAAGCCCTTCGCGAACTGGCTGAGCCCCGCCTCGTCAGGTGTGGCAGCGAGCAGGAGCTGGTGAATATCCACATAATCCGGATTGGACGGCTGAGGTTGCGACCGGTCGGCAAAGTTCCGGTTGAGGTCGATGCCGTCTTCGTTGATCCGGTGTGACCAGGCCCAGCCAAAAGGGTTGATCGCGTGAATGAGCAGGACACTGATGTCGCCGAGCAGCTGGCCGACGCCATCCCTGTCGAGCCATCTCAGGATCGTGGCGGCCCCTGCGGCGGCTTCCAGCCCATGCGTGCCGCAGCTGAACACGAGAACCCTCTCAGCATCCTGCGGCCCATACCATGCGGCATCCATGGAAAGGTCTTCCCCGAAGGGGCCTTTCAGGGACGGATGCACATGAGGCTCAACATTCAGGCCATGCTGCAGGCAGGCAGCGAGGAATTTCCTGCGGCCTTCTTCGTAGGAGTGAGAAAAATACCGGGAAAGCTCCGCGTCAACAGGGGACATGCTGCAGATCCTTCCCGGTATGGAGGTGACAGGGTGAACTAGAAGTTTACGACCAGTTCGGCGCCGAAGGTCCGCCCGATATTCGGGTGGTTGACCAATGTGCCGAAGAAGTCGCGGAAGTCGTCCACAAGACCGTCTTCATCGGTGATGTTACGGCCCCACAGATAGGCTTCGTAGCGGCCATCATTGCTCATCAGGCCGATGCGTCCATTCAGCTGTGTCATGGAGTCGATATATCCAAACGGCACCACTTGCGTGGAGGGCAGGGTCACCGTCTTGATATTGTCGACAGTGGTGAAATAGCCATCCGTATAGGTCATGTCGAGGCGCGTCAGAAGCGTCGAGTCGAGTGACGGGACGTCACGCGTGTACACGGCGCCCAGTGAGGCGCTCCATTCCGGGGCGTTGTTCAGATCGTTGCCGGAAATGTCAGCGCCGGCC is a window from the uncultured Hyphomonas sp. genome containing:
- a CDS encoding TonB-dependent receptor codes for the protein MSSAVVGMTVTGGVAYAEPDDEPAVDETSVQEKVIITGMRGKARSVMDSPVPVDVLSSEEISDVPFTDANDIIKTLVPSYSLARQPISDGGTFIRPAKLRGMPTDKTLVLVNSKRRHRAALVQIGGSGTQGPDIATIPAIALKSVEVLRDGAAAQYGSDAIAGVINFILKDSPEGGAFSADFGQYYEGDGFNTTLAGNFGLGLGDNGFVNVSAEYSKADSTQRGEQYCESWVCVDVNSPDFNPGDTSIAGFDLDSFIAGIDAADYSGSGVVQPWGQPNAKAFRSFVNAGYTIGDVELYGFGNYSNSEADGGFFYRYPGNGTIENIRLEDGSLWSSLFLFPGGFTPRFFGNVIDYSGVAGARGEWDNGITYDFSARLGHNEIKYTLKNTVNPSLGEMSPTSFHPGDLINEEKQLQADFSKEFEAGLASPLLFAFGASYMDESYELVGGNFESYTDGPYSLPDPYGFCAAGAPTAAGAAVIANGSTLDCADDDDPVYKALGVGSNGFPGYSPDFSGEYTRDSYAIYGDLSADVTDALFLQGALRFEDYSDFDSELVWKVAGRYEFSPNFAVRGSVGTGFRAPTPGQQGTTNVSTRLPNGFPVATGLFPAGGPIAGALGATPLKPEKSTNYTLGFTSSYDAFSLTVDFYQIDLEDRVNAISTQDVSTDPAAGEAYDNYLALVGAGVVGAESIGGVFYFTNAFDTSTKGVDIVGTYSKDWANGSSTKLMASVNYNKTEFDSDVGSLFNDEDQYDFVNYDPKWRGVFTVTHEVGPYSLLARANYYGESTNSDGSNAPLRYQDYAGKVQVDLEGSFQASEAVKISIGARNAFDQYPDKAELGDSCCGRIYRSGDVIDWQGGYYYVKLMANF
- a CDS encoding histidinol-phosphate transaminase — translated: MAYDISRRFLLAGATGMGVAGATACASGASAIAETTEAAFPPEKVAVENPYLLGPPKGVALLSRNENPYGPSQSALKMIDYAGTKGAYYAAQDAVKQLAQMIADRHGVAPEQIALTTGSGEALSAIAVIYGPKGPIVAPRLFWDTTALYAVRLGMATIDRVPLKADMSTDLAAIEARVNEGTGLVQLCNPNNPTGLVAPEADMKAAVKRMAAKTTVLVDEAYMELADDPESNTCIPLIKEGHNVIVSRTFSKIYGMAGIRMGYTISSPEVAQKIQATAMSWSPCTAYAAAIGCYNDEKFLAYSKAKVREARDMIKATLEALDLEYLPSETNFVFFKSGKPANDIQKAFAEQMISVRGQYMDYVDWTRVSTGKIEDVERFCKALPGIVGA
- a CDS encoding DUF2817 domain-containing protein, with translation MSPVDAELSRYFSHSYEEGRRKFLAACLQHGLNVEPHVHPSLKGPFGEDLSMDAAWYGPQDAERVLVFSCGTHGLEAAAGAATILRWLDRDGVGQLLGDISVLLIHAINPFGWAWSHRINEDGIDLNRNFADRSQPQPSNPDYVDIHQLLLAATPDEAGLSQFAKGFHTLTANKGMNAALTGITSGQFDFPDGLSFGGAALSWSGRTLFAIAHQYLSRAERILHIDWHTGIGEYGRPHFILDEARGSDTQVLLSGWWPDHTIHCDDVVDGVSIFYNGLLLEGLRTEIRKFNPAEIVNLTIEWGTYDVEKMLQALMMDNWLMHRAGNADPALVDAVRADLVERFYPQATEWRRNVIRASNAIYDQAVAGLESWGRR